From Prochlorococcus marinus XMU1419, a single genomic window includes:
- a CDS encoding histidine triad nucleotide-binding protein: MTETTIFQKIINEEIPCDKLYEDEFCIAFNDIQAQAPVHFLVIPKKPIISLLECIEQDANLLGHLLFVGSKIAKSKNLTNWRTVINTGAESGQTVFHLHIHFLSGRKMNWPPG, encoded by the coding sequence ATGACTGAAACAACAATATTTCAAAAAATCATTAATGAAGAAATACCCTGCGATAAGCTTTATGAAGATGAGTTTTGTATTGCGTTTAATGATATCCAGGCACAAGCTCCAGTACATTTTTTAGTGATTCCTAAAAAGCCAATAATCAGTTTATTAGAATGTATTGAGCAAGATGCAAATTTATTAGGGCATTTACTTTTTGTTGGTAGCAAAATAGCTAAATCAAAAAATTTAACTAATTGGAGAACAGTAATTAACACTGGAGCAGAATCGGGACAAACAGTTTTTCATTTACATATTCATTTTTTATCTGGAAGAAAAATGAATTGGCCGCCAGGTTAA
- a CDS encoding alpha/beta hydrolase family protein, with protein MSNDDQLKVRHTVSKKKSFKELTIVRDIIFWIDPVGEGQNENAIFVRPFNEKEAFPQKLTSKKYNIKNNFHGYGGKSYKCIFLKNNFYLIWIDQITNALWFQIFKEVASNYRSQKRYLDSVQEPRQLSKSIDGNFDSSFVISQKNFLYGICEINNRDYLFSLNLKKTKQDVYRIKKFKNFAGELSSNNSFSLLSWVEWDSPYMPWEKNDLCFATIDLDGEITKIKKFSDKLINVKKNVSFFQPYWISETILVCSEDSSGWWNLLFLDASKIENIFIKKRVERNFVEYGVPQWVSGITFFSGDIKDLFCLAKKENNLLVEQYKDLQFVKEFSTPFASISDFSVFEKKVVLKGYGSDFLGNLLEIDCNKQVLSNVFEEINAEYIKDCSKPESFWFKGFEDKSTHSFLYKPLVEKFRKPPLFVRAHSGPTSFFDGSYNSEVQYWTSKGFFVAEVNYGGSSGFGKAYRERLNYKWGIVDSYDCKSLALELIKSNQVDSDKVVIFGNSAGGLTALNCLLYGSIFTAAICKYPVIDLKDMHQNTHRFEKDYLNSLVGNYAKNHDDYINRSPINHIKKIKKPILLFHGKKDTVISYEQTLKIQEILIQNNKYSEVIFFDNEGHGFRNIENKEIVMQKSQEFLKNALNI; from the coding sequence ATGAGTAATGATGATCAGTTAAAAGTTAGACATACTGTATCTAAAAAAAAATCTTTTAAGGAATTAACTATTGTTAGGGATATCATTTTTTGGATTGATCCTGTTGGTGAAGGTCAAAATGAAAATGCTATTTTTGTAAGACCATTTAATGAAAAAGAGGCGTTTCCTCAGAAATTAACAAGTAAAAAATATAATATTAAAAATAACTTTCATGGATATGGTGGTAAATCTTATAAATGTATATTTTTAAAAAATAATTTTTATTTGATATGGATAGATCAGATTACCAATGCATTATGGTTTCAAATTTTTAAAGAGGTAGCATCAAATTACAGAAGTCAAAAAAGATACCTCGATTCAGTGCAAGAACCCAGACAACTATCTAAATCAATTGATGGAAATTTCGATTCTTCATTTGTTATTTCTCAAAAAAATTTTTTGTATGGTATTTGTGAAATAAATAATAGAGATTACTTATTTTCTTTAAACTTAAAAAAAACTAAACAAGATGTTTATCGAATAAAAAAATTTAAAAATTTCGCTGGAGAATTATCTTCTAATAATTCTTTTAGCTTACTTTCTTGGGTTGAGTGGGATTCGCCATACATGCCCTGGGAGAAAAATGATCTTTGTTTTGCCACAATTGACTTAGATGGAGAGATAACAAAAATAAAAAAATTCTCAGATAAGCTGATTAATGTCAAAAAAAACGTTTCTTTTTTTCAGCCTTATTGGATAAGTGAAACCATTTTAGTATGTTCTGAAGATAGTTCTGGATGGTGGAACTTATTGTTTTTAGATGCTAGTAAAATTGAAAATATTTTTATTAAAAAAAGAGTAGAGAGAAATTTTGTTGAATATGGAGTACCTCAGTGGGTCTCAGGAATCACATTTTTTTCAGGGGATATAAAAGATTTATTTTGTTTAGCAAAAAAAGAAAATAATTTACTAGTTGAACAATATAAAGATCTTCAATTCGTTAAAGAATTTTCTACTCCTTTTGCCTCAATCAGTGATTTTAGTGTTTTTGAGAAGAAAGTAGTTTTGAAAGGTTATGGATCTGATTTTCTTGGAAATTTACTTGAAATTGATTGTAATAAGCAAGTTTTATCAAATGTTTTTGAGGAAATAAATGCTGAATATATAAAAGATTGTTCAAAACCTGAATCTTTTTGGTTTAAAGGTTTTGAAGATAAATCTACTCATTCTTTTTTATATAAGCCGCTAGTTGAAAAATTTAGAAAACCACCGCTTTTTGTTAGAGCTCATAGTGGACCAACTTCATTTTTTGATGGATCATATAATTCTGAAGTTCAATATTGGACGTCGAAGGGATTTTTTGTTGCTGAAGTCAATTATGGAGGATCATCAGGATTTGGCAAAGCATATAGAGAGAGGTTGAATTATAAATGGGGTATTGTTGATTCTTATGATTGCAAATCACTAGCTCTTGAATTAATTAAATCAAATCAAGTTGATAGTGATAAAGTAGTAATTTTTGGGAACAGCGCTGGTGGGTTAACTGCATTGAATTGTTTATTATATGGGTCTATTTTTACAGCAGCAATTTGTAAATATCCTGTTATTGATTTGAAGGATATGCATCAGAACACACATAGATTTGAAAAAGATTATTTAAATTCTTTGGTAGGAAATTATGCAAAAAACCATGATGATTATATAAATAGATCACCGATAAATCATATTAAAAAAATAAAAAAACCTATCTTATTGTTTCATGGAAAAAAAGATACAGTTATTTCTTATGAACAAACTTTAAAAATTCAAGAAATTTTGATTCAGAATAATAAATATTCAGAAGTTATTTTTTTTGATAATGAAGGGCATGGTTTTAGAAATATTGAAAATAAAGAAATAGTAATGCAAAAATCTCAGGAATTTTTAAAAAATGCTTTGAATATTTAA
- a CDS encoding ABC transporter ATP-binding protein/permease: MNKAVNNKSKILYQLQKLRKLSQPFFLPIDQCNGFQFIWLLISLLFCVGGVVLVGLTGIISFFESFQPIFLDKYFGGVVNTVNSIWAGSWGLLFSALFLIGSGSFFSLRRQLKNRRWLHWLFLAIIVLMLLAVNGINAGIGFIARDLTNALVEKQEDGFYRILGIYACCFAVALPIRVSQIFFTYKLGIIWREWLSKSLVKDYMTNKAYYQLNPNDEEQTDVDNPDQRITDDTRAFTGQSLSFTLGIFDALLTFSLNILILWSISTTLTFSLFGYAAFATSILLIAGKNLVKIDFDQLRYEADFRYGLVHIRDNAESIAFYSGENPERSETERRLGEVVRNFNLLIIWRVIIDVMRRSINYAGNFFPYLIMAIPYFKGDIDYGRFIQASFAFGMVEGSLFFIVNQIEELAKFTAGIGRLEGFQSKVESISQTNPTSNQNVISDYPSILINNADLCPPGSNKTIIKNLNLSIDNNQSLLVVGPSGCGKTSLLRMISGLWEPDQGVIKKPKIGELLFIPQKPYMLLGSLREQLCYPTEVNKFSDEHLTSVLHEVNLKTLVDRYPNLDIKQDWPRILSLGEQQRLAFARLLLNSPRFAVLDEATSALDIDTEKKLYCLLKERELSLISVGHRPSLKDFHENILELNGQGDWKLLTSDKYNFND, encoded by the coding sequence ATGAATAAAGCAGTTAATAATAAATCCAAAATACTGTACCAATTACAAAAATTAAGGAAGCTATCTCAGCCGTTTTTTCTTCCCATAGATCAATGTAATGGATTCCAATTCATTTGGCTCTTAATTTCTCTTTTATTTTGTGTTGGTGGAGTAGTACTTGTTGGTCTTACAGGAATAATAAGTTTTTTTGAAAGCTTTCAACCAATTTTTCTTGATAAGTATTTCGGAGGTGTAGTAAATACTGTCAATTCAATTTGGGCTGGGAGTTGGGGATTGCTTTTCTCTGCATTATTTCTAATTGGATCAGGAAGTTTTTTTAGCTTAAGACGTCAATTAAAAAACCGTAGATGGTTACATTGGTTATTCCTCGCGATAATTGTATTAATGCTTTTAGCTGTAAACGGAATAAACGCAGGTATTGGATTCATTGCAAGAGATTTAACAAATGCTTTAGTAGAAAAACAAGAAGATGGATTTTATCGGATATTGGGGATTTACGCTTGTTGTTTCGCTGTGGCTCTACCGATACGGGTTTCCCAAATATTTTTTACATATAAGTTAGGAATAATTTGGAGAGAATGGCTTTCAAAAAGTCTAGTCAAAGATTATATGACTAATAAAGCTTATTACCAGTTAAATCCCAATGATGAAGAACAAACCGATGTAGATAATCCCGATCAAAGAATCACAGATGATACCCGAGCTTTTACCGGGCAAAGTCTCTCTTTCACATTAGGTATTTTTGATGCCCTACTAACATTTTCACTTAATATTCTTATTTTATGGAGTATTAGTACAACACTTACTTTTTCTTTATTTGGTTACGCCGCATTTGCAACTTCTATCCTCTTAATTGCTGGAAAAAATCTTGTAAAGATTGACTTTGATCAACTCAGATATGAAGCAGATTTTCGATATGGCTTAGTACATATTCGAGATAATGCTGAATCAATAGCCTTTTACTCTGGAGAGAATCCTGAGCGAAGTGAAACTGAAAGACGCTTAGGAGAAGTGGTGAGAAACTTTAATTTACTGATTATATGGAGAGTAATAATAGACGTAATGAGAAGATCCATTAATTATGCTGGAAATTTCTTTCCATATTTAATAATGGCAATCCCTTACTTTAAAGGTGATATTGATTATGGACGCTTTATCCAGGCAAGCTTTGCATTTGGCATGGTTGAAGGTTCGTTATTTTTCATTGTTAATCAAATTGAAGAACTCGCAAAATTTACTGCTGGTATTGGCAGATTAGAAGGATTCCAATCAAAAGTTGAATCCATTAGTCAAACCAATCCAACAAGCAATCAAAACGTTATTTCAGATTACCCCTCAATTCTTATTAATAATGCTGACCTTTGCCCACCAGGATCAAATAAAACAATAATTAAAAATTTAAATTTGAGCATCGACAATAATCAATCACTTTTGGTAGTAGGACCATCTGGGTGCGGAAAAACATCTTTACTAAGAATGATTAGTGGTTTATGGGAACCCGATCAGGGAGTAATTAAAAAACCAAAAATTGGAGAATTATTATTCATACCTCAAAAACCATATATGCTACTTGGTTCATTAAGGGAACAATTATGTTATCCCACAGAAGTCAATAAATTTAGTGATGAACATCTTACTTCTGTACTTCATGAAGTAAATTTAAAAACTTTAGTGGATCGGTATCCTAATCTTGATATCAAACAAGATTGGCCACGAATTCTCTCCTTAGGCGAGCAACAAAGATTAGCTTTTGCAAGACTCTTACTAAACTCTCCAAGATTTGCAGTACTTGATGAAGCAACAAGTGCCTTAGATATTGATACCGAAAAAAAACTATATTGTTTACTAAAGGAACGAGAACTTTCTCTTATTAGTGTTGGACATAGACCTAGCTTAAAAGATTTTCATGAAAATATTTTAGAATTAAATGGTCAGGGAGACTGGAAATTATTGACTTCTGATAAGTATAATTTTAATGATTAG
- a CDS encoding aminotransferase class V-fold PLP-dependent enzyme → METIQNFPEITKKDFPLLNKNLKSNEQIIYLDHAATTQKPIQVLKKIDEYYKNFNANVHRGAHQLSAKATEEFENARYLISKYIKANSAKEIIFTRNATEAINLVARSWGEYSLKENDEILLSIMEHHSNIVPWQMVAAKNQCKLKFIGIDKDGKLDIDDFKSKLTSRTKLVSIVHVSNTLGCCNPIKEITKLAKQKGALMLLDACQSLAHQKLDVIDLNIDFLAGSGHKLCGPTGIGFLWSRKEILEKIPPLFGGGEMIQDVFEETSTWAELPHKFEAGTPAIAEAIGLAEAINYINNIGLNEIHKYENTITKYLFKKLNQIENIEIIGPSPEIDPDRASLATFYIKNIHSNDIAEILDSKGICIRSGHHCCQPLHRYIGIKSTARISMNFTTNKEEIDIFIEKLKDTIDFLKINS, encoded by the coding sequence ATGGAAACGATTCAAAATTTTCCCGAAATAACGAAGAAAGACTTTCCTCTTTTAAATAAGAACTTAAAAAGTAATGAGCAAATTATTTATTTAGACCATGCGGCAACCACACAAAAACCAATACAAGTTTTAAAAAAAATTGATGAATATTACAAAAACTTTAATGCCAATGTACATAGAGGGGCACATCAATTAAGTGCTAAAGCTACAGAAGAATTTGAAAATGCACGATATTTAATTAGCAAATATATAAAAGCGAATTCAGCAAAAGAAATTATTTTCACAAGAAATGCTACTGAGGCAATCAATTTAGTAGCTAGATCATGGGGAGAATATTCATTAAAAGAAAACGACGAAATTCTCCTATCAATAATGGAGCATCATAGCAATATTGTTCCATGGCAAATGGTTGCAGCAAAAAATCAATGCAAATTAAAGTTTATAGGTATAGATAAAGATGGGAAATTAGATATAGACGACTTTAAATCAAAACTAACATCTAGAACTAAACTTGTTAGCATAGTACATGTTAGTAATACTCTAGGTTGCTGTAATCCAATCAAAGAAATAACTAAATTAGCTAAACAAAAAGGTGCTTTAATGTTACTTGATGCATGTCAAAGTTTAGCTCATCAAAAACTGGATGTGATAGATCTTAATATAGATTTTTTAGCTGGATCAGGACATAAATTATGCGGTCCTACAGGTATCGGTTTCCTCTGGTCAAGAAAAGAAATCCTAGAAAAAATTCCTCCTCTCTTTGGAGGTGGCGAAATGATTCAGGATGTTTTTGAAGAGACAAGTACTTGGGCAGAGCTACCACACAAATTTGAAGCTGGAACTCCAGCCATTGCAGAAGCAATAGGTCTTGCAGAAGCGATCAATTATATTAACAATATTGGATTGAATGAAATTCATAAATATGAAAATACTATTACTAAATATTTATTTAAAAAATTAAATCAAATAGAAAATATTGAAATCATAGGTCCATCGCCAGAAATAGATCCAGACAGAGCCTCACTTGCCACCTTTTATATAAAAAATATACATTCAAATGATATTGCTGAAATTCTTGATTCAAAAGGAATTTGCATCAGAAGTGGCCACCATTGCTGTCAACCTCTTCACAGATACATTGGAATTAAATCAACAGCTAGAATCAGCATGAATTTCACAACCAATAAGGAAGAAATTGATATATTTATAGAAAAATTAAAAGATACTATTGATTTTCTAAAAATCAATTCTTAA
- the def gene encoding peptide deformylase has product MANHFSQLAKKSRTNGNAEKIAKEQPGKPSLDIYKLGDDVLRQNSKRITKVDESIRKLAREMLQSMYAAKGIGLAAPQIGINKELLVIDVNFEDSAAEPLILINPEITDFGTTLNSYEEGCLSIPGVYLNVVRPSTIKLKFRDEMGRPRKMKADGLLARCIQHEMDHLNGILFVDRVTSKDDLNKELLKEGFNEKDVISIN; this is encoded by the coding sequence GTGGCAAACCATTTTTCACAACTTGCAAAAAAGTCAAGAACAAATGGTAACGCAGAAAAAATTGCAAAAGAACAACCAGGTAAGCCATCTCTAGACATTTATAAACTTGGTGATGATGTATTAAGACAAAATTCCAAAAGAATAACTAAAGTTGACGAATCCATTAGAAAACTTGCTAGAGAAATGCTTCAAAGCATGTATGCAGCTAAAGGAATTGGACTTGCTGCACCTCAAATTGGAATCAACAAAGAACTTCTTGTCATAGACGTAAATTTTGAAGATTCAGCAGCAGAACCTTTAATATTAATCAATCCAGAAATTACAGACTTTGGAACAACCCTTAATTCATACGAAGAAGGCTGCTTGAGTATACCTGGTGTCTATTTGAATGTAGTAAGACCATCAACTATAAAATTAAAATTTAGAGATGAAATGGGACGACCACGTAAAATGAAAGCAGATGGACTTCTAGCGAGGTGTATTCAACACGAGATGGATCACTTAAATGGAATATTATTTGTAGATAGAGTTACATCAAAAGATGATTTGAACAAAGAACTTTTAAAAGAAGGGTTTAACGAAAAAGACGTTATCTCAATTAATTAA